DNA from Gracilinanus agilis isolate LMUSP501 chromosome 3, AgileGrace, whole genome shotgun sequence:
AACTTTCTTTCTGATCATTCATCTGGTCTACGAGTGTCTCATTTCATTCAAACTCAAAAGCTCATACAATCCTGATGCCTTCCTtacatcaaaagaatgaaattaaaaacagGAACCAATTAATGCCAGGAACACACAGaaagtattttattaatttccagATTGAGAAACGATGAGGGTAAACATATTTTAGTACAAATCCATGACCCTCCTCAAAGAGCCCACTTTGGCATTCATGGCTCCCCAGTCTTGGAATCGCCTGTATTCTCCAGGTCTCAGCAGATATTGTCTTCCTCTGTAGTTGGGCATCTCATAAAGAATCCAGCAACCCTCTAACACATTGAGGGAGTAAATCTCATGGAAACGGAGGCGATCTTGGAGGGAAGAACAGTCCTCACTGAGCTCTACCATCTGGCCCCGGTAGTCTTCTCTCTCATAGATTCTAATTCTGTGGGATCCAGTCTGCTAGTCCCAttaagagaaaagacagaaaaatgaaaagtgagaGTGTTTCCACATTTAATTAGCAGTCATATAATGTGGTAAGACTGGGTTAGGCAATTTCACTCTTTCAAAAGACCATTCAATGTATTTCACTGTACAAAATAGAATTAGTATGACTTTTTTAAATGATGGAGAGCTGGAGGGTCACAGAAATTCTAACTTTCTCCACATTACAATTTTTCATCAGAAGAACTAAGAAGGGTTTCAACTGTTTAAAAGGGTCAAAATAtttctgaggataaaataaatCCTTGACTACTGAGGATGTTCTGTTAGTCACATAGTGGAAAGACATATTAAAAAGGCAATAGTCCTTTCCACTATGTGACTAACAACACCCTCAATAGTTTACTAATATTTTTGGTCCCTGGTTTggtttgggagcagctaggtggtacagtggatagagtctgaagtcaggaagatctgagttcaaatttggactcagacactttctgactgtgggaccccaggcaagtcacttaaccctatttgcctcagtttcctcatccataaaatgagctggagaaggaaatggcaaacccctccagaatctttgccaagaaaaccctaaaagggatcacaaagaggcAAACACAAGAGATCAAATTAGTTTTGAAgaatgtttgcttgtttgtttttcccaAGTAAAGATAAGTTTAACCTAATAAGTCCTTTTATAAAACAAGTGCCTCAACACTAATTTGAAACTTAAATCTTGGGAAACATTTAGAACATTTACATTTGCTAGGAGAACAGGATTCTATGCTATACTTGCAGTGCGATTCCAattcagtactttttttttttaacctatcaTCAGAATGGCTCAGACCCCAAACTCATTGAGTTTGTCTAAATTTCCAAGAATACCAAGGTATAAATACAATGTGCCTTAGTTCATACATTGCCTGAAGGAAAGAGGGTGGACTAGACAAGGAAAAACCTCTCATGTTTGCTTTCTCCCTTCTAATTTTCTGTTATTCTTATGGTGACTATCTTGTTGTTTAGCccaggttttttttggttttgttttgttatgtatGCCTTAAGTCTTGccttttaaattccttgagagtaaggattgCTACATACATATATCTGCTACAGTACCTATTAGATATGGGGCACCTGCTAAGTTTTTAATCAATACTTGTTAATATATTTGCTATTCACTATT
Protein-coding regions in this window:
- the LOC123240106 gene encoding gamma-crystallin D isoform X2 — encoded protein: MGKITFYEDRGFQGRYYECSSDHSNLQSYFSRCNSVRVDSGNWMIYEQPNYSGCQYYLRRGEYPDYQEWMGFNDSIRSCRIIPHTGSHRIRIYEREDYRGQMVELSEDCSSLQDRLRFHEIYSLNVLEGCWILYEMPNYRGRQYLLRPGEYRRFQDWGAMNAKVGSLRRVMDLY
- the LOC123240106 gene encoding gamma-crystallin D isoform X1, which encodes MGKITFYEDRGFQGRYYECSSDHSNLQSYFSRCNSVRVDSGNWMIYEQPNYSGCQYYLRRGEYPDYQEWMGFNDSIRSCRIIPHQTGSHRIRIYEREDYRGQMVELSEDCSSLQDRLRFHEIYSLNVLEGCWILYEMPNYRGRQYLLRPGEYRRFQDWGAMNAKVGSLRRVMDLY